A window of Pirellula sp. SH-Sr6A contains these coding sequences:
- a CDS encoding glycosyltransferase has protein sequence MTKGGAVSMDGQKLKIALMSSQTIWGGGEQFIWSLGRGLMERGHQIVWFTDPTSPLAAKIQTAGYRQFSVPSRKPKIRDLIRIRRICESSGVQVMHANDTHAVNWSSIALLGKKRIRRVAVKHTAFPIQSAARYNWLVDSLVCVSQAVRKICIESGITESRTTVIHGGVENASIQRTEARFSICEQLGIDKSVPVFSAVGSLLPCKAYHRLVEAAHHLRWHLPEFRVAICGEGRERGSLEKLIRKYSLEKHVQLLGFQADPSRWIAGSDAFVHPSLSEGLSLVAIQAQMLGVPVIASECDGLAEVLRNPYTNKELGWILRGDDPSMLANLMLDALHQNERRFERLQAAKNSALDRFHVQRMIGGFERLYTRLVGQDVAVSLRSGTASQESIESLERESHSHGGVRQAA, from the coding sequence ATGACTAAGGGCGGGGCAGTTTCCATGGATGGCCAAAAACTCAAAATTGCGTTGATGTCCTCCCAGACCATTTGGGGTGGTGGCGAGCAATTTATTTGGTCGCTCGGGCGAGGGCTTATGGAACGCGGGCACCAAATCGTCTGGTTTACCGATCCGACGAGCCCTCTAGCCGCCAAAATTCAGACGGCCGGTTACCGACAGTTTTCCGTTCCGAGCCGGAAACCGAAGATTCGCGATCTTATACGTATTCGAAGGATCTGCGAGAGCTCTGGCGTTCAAGTCATGCACGCAAACGACACCCACGCCGTGAATTGGAGTTCGATTGCACTGCTGGGGAAAAAGCGAATCCGACGGGTCGCTGTCAAGCACACCGCCTTTCCAATTCAATCGGCAGCACGTTACAACTGGCTGGTAGATTCCCTCGTCTGTGTGTCGCAGGCCGTTCGCAAGATCTGCATTGAGTCCGGTATCACGGAGTCCCGAACGACGGTCATTCATGGAGGTGTCGAAAACGCTAGCATTCAGCGGACGGAGGCTCGATTCAGCATTTGCGAACAGTTGGGGATCGACAAAAGTGTGCCCGTCTTCTCCGCAGTCGGGAGTCTGCTTCCTTGCAAAGCCTACCACCGCCTGGTGGAGGCGGCCCATCATCTTCGGTGGCATCTTCCGGAATTCAGAGTTGCAATTTGTGGGGAAGGGCGAGAACGAGGGAGCTTGGAAAAACTGATTCGAAAGTATTCGTTGGAGAAGCATGTTCAGCTATTAGGATTTCAGGCGGACCCATCACGATGGATTGCGGGAAGCGATGCATTTGTTCACCCATCCCTTTCCGAAGGCCTTTCGCTCGTCGCTATCCAAGCCCAAATGCTAGGGGTGCCTGTGATCGCATCGGAATGCGATGGACTCGCGGAAGTCCTTCGCAATCCGTACACAAACAAAGAGTTAGGCTGGATTCTGCGAGGGGACGATCCTTCCATGCTGGCAAATCTCATGCTCGATGCATTGCATCAAAACGAACGACGCTTCGAGCGATTGCAAGCGGCGAAGAACTCGGCATTGGATCGCTTCCACGTCCAACGCATGATCGGTGGTTTCGAAAGGCTTTACACGCGATTGGTTGGTCAAGATGTCGCGGTCTCGCTCCGCAGCGGCACAGCCTCGCAGGAATCCATCGAAAGCCTCGAGCGCGAATCGCATTCCCACGGTGGGGTGCGGCAAGCCGCTTGA
- a CDS encoding DUF1571 domain-containing protein produces MKRHGRSWLKQSILSLGLLGVAMPAVNAQEDPSKLTQPVMRVSKNEVVAPNSVPHPLDPAIQLAHQSIGMIQRDLNDYTGVLVKRERINTTLGEHEFMFVKIRNRKMENNQIVTPFSVYLAFLKPAAVKGREVIFVENQNEGNLVAHEGGMKRMLGTHHLPPTGMLAMAGQRYPLTDIGIENLVVKLIERGERDKRHGMCNVELIPGAKVSKRECSIIQVTHPIQQSHYDFHIAQIFMDDQLKIPVRYAAYDWPKKPGAELEVIEEYTYQDLKFNVGLTDADFDPNNKEYNFHKR; encoded by the coding sequence ATGAAGCGACATGGACGTAGCTGGCTAAAGCAATCGATTCTCTCCCTGGGACTGCTGGGTGTTGCTATGCCTGCCGTCAATGCTCAGGAAGACCCCTCGAAACTAACCCAACCGGTGATGCGGGTTTCGAAGAACGAAGTCGTAGCACCGAACAGCGTTCCTCACCCACTCGATCCCGCCATCCAGCTGGCTCACCAATCGATTGGAATGATTCAACGCGATCTCAATGACTACACGGGAGTGTTGGTAAAGCGAGAGCGGATCAACACGACTTTGGGTGAACACGAATTCATGTTCGTCAAGATTCGCAATCGCAAGATGGAGAACAATCAGATTGTCACTCCATTCAGCGTTTATTTGGCGTTTCTGAAGCCTGCCGCGGTCAAGGGTCGCGAAGTAATCTTCGTCGAGAACCAAAACGAAGGAAATCTGGTTGCCCATGAAGGCGGGATGAAACGGATGCTCGGCACCCACCATCTCCCTCCCACCGGCATGCTAGCTATGGCCGGCCAACGCTATCCATTGACCGACATTGGAATCGAAAATTTGGTTGTCAAACTGATCGAACGGGGGGAACGAGACAAGCGACATGGCATGTGCAATGTCGAGTTGATCCCCGGTGCGAAGGTGAGCAAGCGAGAGTGCTCGATCATTCAAGTCACTCACCCCATTCAGCAATCACACTACGACTTCCACATCGCTCAAATCTTCATGGATGATCAGTTGAAGATCCCTGTGCGCTACGCCGCGTACGATTGGCCCAAGAAGCCTGGTGCTGAGTTAGAGGTGATCGAAGAGTACACCTACCAAGACTTGAAGTTCAATGTCGGTCTCACCGATGCTGACTTCGATCCGAACAACAAAGAGTACAACTTCCACAAGCGATAG
- the ilvC gene encoding ketol-acid reductoisomerase, producing the protein MAATIYYDNDADLSVLKDKTIAILGYGSQGHAQAQNLRDSGCKVIIGQRPGSKNYDLAVSHGFKPLDIAEATKQADIINILLPDEVQGDLYRAHIRPNLSQGNVLMCSHGFNLHFGQIDPPQGVDTLLVAPKGPGHLVRSEYTKGGGVPCLIALGTGASDTTKKIGLAYAKGIGGTRGGVIETTFAEETETDLFGEQVVLCGGVSELVKAGFETLVEAGYQPEMAYFECMHELKLIVDLLYQGGLNYMRYSISNTAEFGDYTRGPRIITAETKKEMKKILTEIQTGQFAREWILENRANAPAFKAQRRIQRKHQIEQVGQQLRSLMKWIDAKVVD; encoded by the coding sequence ATGGCTGCAACAATCTACTACGACAACGACGCTGATCTCTCGGTCCTCAAAGACAAGACGATTGCGATTCTTGGTTACGGCTCCCAGGGACACGCCCAAGCACAAAACCTCCGCGACAGCGGTTGCAAAGTGATCATCGGCCAACGACCTGGCAGCAAGAACTACGATTTGGCAGTCAGCCACGGCTTCAAACCTCTGGATATCGCTGAAGCGACCAAGCAAGCGGACATTATCAACATCCTGCTGCCCGATGAAGTCCAAGGGGATCTTTATCGCGCCCACATCAGGCCGAACCTATCCCAAGGGAACGTGCTCATGTGCTCCCACGGATTCAATCTCCACTTCGGACAAATCGATCCCCCACAAGGAGTCGATACGCTACTCGTAGCCCCCAAAGGCCCTGGCCACCTCGTCCGAAGCGAGTACACCAAGGGGGGCGGTGTCCCTTGTTTGATCGCCCTCGGAACAGGTGCGAGCGACACGACCAAAAAGATCGGCTTGGCCTATGCCAAAGGAATCGGCGGAACTCGCGGCGGAGTGATTGAGACCACGTTTGCGGAAGAAACCGAAACCGATTTGTTCGGCGAACAAGTCGTCCTTTGCGGTGGTGTCAGCGAACTGGTCAAGGCTGGCTTTGAGACACTGGTTGAAGCGGGCTACCAACCCGAAATGGCCTACTTTGAGTGCATGCACGAACTCAAGCTGATCGTCGACTTGCTCTACCAAGGTGGCTTGAACTACATGCGGTACAGCATCTCCAACACCGCAGAGTTCGGTGACTATACCCGCGGCCCACGCATCATCACCGCGGAAACCAAGAAGGAAATGAAGAAGATCCTCACCGAAATCCAAACCGGACAATTCGCTCGCGAATGGATTTTGGAAAACCGAGCCAACGCTCCTGCGTTCAAGGCTCAGCGCCGCATCCAACGCAAACATCAAATCGAGCAAGTAGGACAACAACTGCGAAGCTTGATGAAGTGGATCGACGCCAAGGTTGTCGACTAA
- the ilvN gene encoding acetolactate synthase small subunit, with product MRHVLSAVVQNVPGVLAHISGMLASRGYNIESLAVGETENKNLSRMTFVVVGDNRVSEQVRKQLEKIVTVVGVQDISSRDYVERDLMLVKVHAPTGAVRTEIRELVDIFRGRVVDVGHEELMIEISGRESKIQAFIERMRPYGILELVRTGRIAMVRGSNPDAVAETFEDHDSDV from the coding sequence ATGCGGCACGTACTCTCCGCGGTTGTACAAAACGTTCCCGGCGTCTTGGCCCACATCTCTGGCATGTTGGCTTCGCGCGGTTACAACATCGAGTCCCTCGCCGTTGGCGAAACCGAGAATAAGAATCTTTCTCGTATGACGTTTGTCGTCGTCGGGGATAATCGTGTGTCGGAACAAGTGCGAAAGCAGTTGGAAAAGATCGTCACGGTTGTCGGGGTTCAAGACATCTCGTCGCGCGACTACGTCGAACGAGATCTCATGCTCGTCAAGGTCCACGCTCCTACCGGTGCCGTGAGGACCGAGATTCGCGAGCTCGTCGACATCTTCCGAGGGCGGGTTGTGGACGTTGGGCACGAAGAGTTGATGATCGAAATTTCGGGTCGCGAGAGCAAGATCCAGGCGTTTATCGAACGAATGCGTCCCTATGGAATCTTGGAGCTGGTCCGAACGGGACGCATCGCCATGGTCCGAGGCAGCAATCCTGACGCGGTCGCCGAGACCTTCGAAGACCACGACTCCGACGTTTAG
- a CDS encoding class I SAM-dependent methyltransferase translates to MNSEAIYQLIDFGEGKKLEKIGGLVVERPSPGATDPLGGSPLWEKVDLAYRDQGWHYLSSCSRRMDWENWKGTVDSVTLRFKPTAAGQVGIFPEHWTHWPWFQEQYVRLSEPHLPQPRVLHLFAYTGATTLALAARGFHVTHVDASRPTVAWARENGELSGLKDRPVRWIVDDAVKFVDREVRRGNRYCGLILDPPSFGHGTQAERWQIHRDLLPLLHQCWKLLDEERGFALLCGHSPDIRLRELARSLGAAHGMRRVEKNRIQQAGLEDSEGRTLDCGYASLFEW, encoded by the coding sequence GTGAATTCCGAAGCCATCTACCAGCTCATCGACTTCGGCGAAGGCAAAAAGCTTGAGAAGATAGGGGGATTGGTCGTGGAGAGACCCTCTCCAGGAGCCACTGACCCCCTGGGGGGTTCACCCCTTTGGGAAAAAGTCGATCTCGCTTACCGGGATCAAGGCTGGCATTATCTGAGCTCATGCAGTCGTCGGATGGATTGGGAGAATTGGAAGGGGACGGTTGACTCGGTTACCCTTCGATTCAAACCAACCGCAGCCGGGCAGGTTGGGATTTTTCCAGAACATTGGACTCATTGGCCTTGGTTCCAGGAGCAGTACGTCCGACTGTCGGAACCTCATTTACCCCAACCGCGTGTTCTGCACTTATTCGCCTACACCGGGGCGACGACGTTGGCGCTCGCCGCCAGAGGCTTCCACGTAACCCATGTCGACGCGTCTCGCCCGACGGTCGCGTGGGCCCGCGAGAATGGGGAGCTTTCCGGTTTGAAGGATCGACCCGTTCGCTGGATCGTGGACGACGCGGTCAAATTCGTCGACCGAGAGGTACGACGGGGAAATCGCTACTGCGGACTCATTTTGGATCCGCCCAGTTTCGGGCATGGGACGCAAGCCGAACGGTGGCAGATTCATCGGGATTTACTCCCATTGCTTCACCAATGTTGGAAGCTTCTCGACGAGGAAAGGGGCTTCGCGTTGCTGTGCGGCCATTCGCCCGATATCCGTTTGCGCGAGCTAGCTAGATCTCTCGGCGCCGCTCATGGGATGCGTCGGGTTGAGAAGAACAGGATCCAACAGGCTGGTCTCGAGGATTCGGAAGGGCGCACGCTGGATTGCGGCTATGCGAGCTTATTTGAATGGTAG
- a CDS encoding DUF3467 domain-containing protein, with protein MSTEVENTETSEGARPQAQPVQVQVKDEDAIACYANFCRVTGSPEELIVDFGLNPQPVGIPKDPIVVKQRIIMNFFTAKRLLAALQMSVQRHEAVFGVLETDIQKRLRVQQ; from the coding sequence ATGTCGACCGAAGTGGAAAACACCGAAACATCCGAGGGCGCGCGTCCGCAAGCCCAGCCAGTACAGGTTCAAGTGAAGGACGAAGACGCGATTGCATGTTACGCAAACTTCTGCCGCGTCACCGGCTCTCCTGAAGAACTAATCGTTGATTTTGGTCTCAACCCACAGCCGGTTGGGATTCCAAAGGATCCGATCGTTGTCAAACAGCGAATCATCATGAATTTCTTCACCGCCAAACGATTGTTGGCTGCTTTGCAAATGTCCGTTCAACGACACGAAGCCGTCTTCGGTGTCTTGGAAACCGATATTCAGAAGCGGCTTCGCGTTCAGCAGTAG
- a CDS encoding biotin/lipoyl-binding protein — protein sequence MADSLVNSAMRPLKLRRRPDLESRRHKYHGRSYWVVKEPVGLNYFRFHDEEFAILNMLDGETSLQQIKDDFQAQFAPQRISLQDLQQFVGMLHRSGLVISHSGGQGRQLRRRGDQKKKKEQLGKLANIFAIRFRGIDPEHILNRLLPWFGWIFTTWCLIAVAVMGLAAITLVLVNYHEFKTKLPTFQQFFSANNWIWLGITMGCVKILHEFGHGLSCKKFGGECHEMGAMLLVFTPCLYCNVSDSWMLPNKWQRVFIGAAGMYVELILASIATFLWWFSEDGMFNFLCLSVMFICSVSTVVFNGNPLLRFDGYYILMDFLEIPNLRQKANEILKRWFQKNCLGLELQENPFLPTKNRFLFGVFTVASSIYRWVVAFGIILFLNQVLKPYGLQSLGRAFAVAGVAGMIVPGLIATIKFFRTPGRASKMKRANVLTSLLIATAILSVFCFFPFPFHVNGSVETQPKDGREVHAIVPGKLVRWHKKPGDRVQAGEPICDLENIQLQLQLQESITKRDLAKQRLDQIRYVASSNPALALTAAEEEKALMTAEGTVQELGYKLQRLRVVSPIDGILFQPPEKSINKQSQAQEQLPSWHGNPFQASNSEAVFSEGDLLCIVAPTNEMEGVLVIDQHDRNLVKVGDQVELMFDAAKLQSFYGKIASFSQSEMKETSASLSTQTGGSLDTKTDESGRTLPMSTSYQAKVYFDRENIPVGGGYRGKANVHLAWKSLGWRLYRYAVKTFNFEF from the coding sequence ATGGCAGATTCCTTGGTCAACAGCGCGATGCGGCCGCTCAAGCTGCGCCGTCGACCGGACCTGGAATCCCGTCGACACAAATACCACGGCCGTTCGTACTGGGTCGTCAAGGAACCGGTTGGACTGAACTACTTCCGATTCCACGATGAAGAATTCGCCATTTTGAACATGCTCGATGGCGAGACCAGTCTTCAACAGATCAAAGACGATTTTCAAGCCCAATTCGCTCCTCAACGGATTTCTTTGCAAGACCTGCAACAGTTTGTCGGAATGTTGCACCGAAGTGGGCTTGTGATTTCTCACTCAGGTGGGCAAGGCCGACAGCTTCGACGGCGTGGGGATCAAAAGAAAAAGAAAGAACAACTTGGCAAGCTCGCGAACATCTTCGCGATTCGATTCCGAGGCATCGACCCGGAACACATTCTCAACCGACTTCTTCCGTGGTTTGGCTGGATTTTTACGACTTGGTGTTTGATTGCCGTTGCCGTGATGGGGCTCGCCGCTATCACGCTCGTCTTGGTGAACTACCACGAATTCAAGACCAAGCTACCGACGTTCCAGCAGTTCTTCTCGGCCAATAACTGGATCTGGCTCGGAATCACCATGGGGTGCGTGAAAATTCTACACGAGTTTGGACACGGTTTGAGTTGTAAGAAATTCGGAGGAGAGTGCCATGAGATGGGAGCGATGCTTCTGGTCTTCACTCCGTGCTTGTATTGCAACGTCTCCGATTCCTGGATGTTACCGAACAAGTGGCAGCGGGTATTTATCGGCGCTGCGGGCATGTATGTCGAATTGATCCTGGCTTCCATCGCCACCTTCCTTTGGTGGTTCAGCGAAGACGGAATGTTCAATTTCCTCTGTTTGAGCGTGATGTTTATATGCTCGGTCAGCACTGTCGTATTCAACGGTAATCCGTTGCTACGATTTGACGGTTACTACATTCTCATGGACTTTTTGGAGATCCCCAATCTTCGCCAGAAAGCGAATGAGATTCTCAAGCGTTGGTTCCAAAAGAATTGCTTGGGACTCGAGTTGCAAGAGAATCCCTTTTTGCCGACCAAGAACCGGTTCCTGTTCGGGGTCTTCACCGTCGCTTCGTCGATTTATCGATGGGTGGTCGCGTTCGGGATCATCTTGTTCCTGAATCAGGTTCTCAAACCGTATGGTCTTCAATCCCTTGGACGCGCGTTCGCAGTAGCAGGGGTCGCAGGGATGATCGTGCCAGGATTGATCGCCACCATCAAGTTTTTCAGAACACCAGGGAGAGCCTCGAAAATGAAACGGGCGAACGTCTTAACGAGTCTGTTGATTGCGACCGCCATCCTTTCGGTATTCTGCTTTTTCCCATTCCCTTTTCACGTCAATGGCTCAGTGGAAACGCAGCCCAAAGACGGCCGAGAGGTGCATGCCATTGTTCCTGGCAAACTGGTGCGATGGCACAAGAAACCCGGGGACAGGGTGCAAGCAGGGGAGCCGATTTGCGATTTGGAGAATATCCAACTGCAACTTCAACTGCAGGAATCGATCACCAAACGCGATCTTGCTAAACAACGCCTCGACCAAATCCGCTATGTCGCCAGCTCCAATCCCGCGCTCGCCTTGACCGCCGCGGAAGAAGAGAAAGCATTAATGACCGCCGAAGGAACGGTGCAGGAACTGGGATATAAACTGCAACGACTCCGAGTCGTCAGTCCGATTGACGGCATCCTATTTCAACCCCCAGAGAAGTCGATCAACAAACAGTCGCAAGCTCAGGAGCAACTTCCTTCTTGGCATGGAAACCCGTTTCAAGCAAGCAATTCCGAGGCGGTCTTCAGCGAGGGTGACTTGCTCTGCATCGTCGCACCCACCAACGAAATGGAAGGCGTATTGGTGATCGACCAGCACGATCGAAACTTGGTCAAAGTCGGTGACCAAGTCGAGTTGATGTTCGATGCGGCGAAGCTGCAGTCGTTCTACGGGAAAATTGCGAGCTTCTCCCAATCCGAAATGAAGGAAACATCGGCCAGCCTATCCACCCAGACCGGGGGTTCGCTCGATACGAAGACCGATGAATCCGGAAGAACTTTGCCCATGAGTACATCGTATCAGGCAAAAGTTTACTTTGACCGAGAGAACATTCCCGTGGGGGGCGGATACCGTGGAAAAGCGAATGTCCACTTAGCGTGGAAGTCCCTGGGATGGCGGTTGTATCGATACGCCGTGAAGACGTTTAACTTTGAATTCTAA
- a CDS encoding efflux RND transporter periplasmic adaptor subunit yields MKKSIWVACATVAIVGGLAFAIPSVRNWIDQAVPSLGINGYRAGNDSQNDPLTGQPSTLASNSNTSEPIASGFPSGSTSATEAPLLVNIDPSNPTPLGSGNLPPSEPPIVLAQALQSNDVLLPGASDLGSLPSAPVGLPQGSVLPSNAVPSSGIGVPPAVPSGILLVPIASLTFVRDIDVAAQADGIITQMHVDEGKAVKQGDPMIELDTRIALAEIIVQTKELEQAKLKAGDQSQILYSEAAFEVAKNEVEISDKLYRDRAEDLSTNQKKKLELKKAELQINVSKIEHAKDKAAVGVSEAKLEAASVQTALRNINAHWDGLVSDVKKEQFDYVRAGEVILRLTDMSKIRVNGQVRVNIPPHLLLNSKARVSVQIAPGVKHDVDGIVGFVAPRASEPDTYRMWVEIDNVRLPDGQFLMREGMKATIEIASPTR; encoded by the coding sequence ATGAAGAAGTCAATTTGGGTTGCATGTGCTACGGTTGCTATCGTAGGCGGACTCGCTTTTGCGATCCCGAGCGTTCGCAATTGGATCGATCAAGCGGTACCCTCTCTCGGCATCAACGGTTATCGCGCAGGGAACGATTCACAGAACGATCCCCTGACAGGCCAACCGTCGACTCTCGCGTCGAACAGCAATACCTCCGAGCCTATCGCATCCGGGTTTCCCTCGGGGAGCACGAGTGCGACCGAAGCTCCTTTGCTCGTCAACATCGACCCGAGCAATCCTACTCCCCTCGGCTCCGGCAATCTGCCTCCATCTGAACCGCCCATCGTCCTCGCGCAGGCTCTTCAATCGAACGATGTCCTGTTGCCAGGTGCATCCGATCTCGGTTCACTCCCCAGTGCTCCTGTCGGGCTCCCTCAAGGCAGCGTTCTGCCGAGCAACGCAGTCCCCTCGAGTGGCATCGGTGTTCCGCCTGCCGTCCCAAGTGGTATTCTGCTCGTTCCGATTGCTTCGCTCACCTTCGTACGAGATATCGATGTCGCTGCGCAAGCGGATGGAATCATTACGCAAATGCATGTCGACGAGGGCAAGGCAGTCAAGCAGGGAGATCCGATGATCGAATTGGATACTCGGATCGCTTTGGCTGAAATCATCGTGCAAACCAAAGAGCTAGAGCAGGCCAAACTCAAGGCCGGCGACCAAAGTCAGATCTTGTATTCCGAAGCAGCGTTTGAAGTCGCGAAGAATGAAGTGGAGATTTCTGACAAGCTTTACCGCGACCGTGCTGAAGATCTCAGCACCAATCAGAAAAAGAAACTGGAGCTCAAAAAGGCGGAGTTGCAGATCAATGTGTCCAAGATCGAACACGCCAAGGACAAGGCCGCGGTCGGCGTCTCCGAAGCCAAGCTGGAAGCCGCCAGCGTTCAAACCGCATTGCGAAACATCAATGCCCACTGGGATGGATTGGTAAGCGATGTGAAAAAGGAACAGTTCGATTATGTGCGAGCAGGGGAAGTCATCCTTCGGCTCACCGACATGTCCAAGATTCGCGTCAACGGCCAAGTCCGCGTCAATATCCCCCCTCACTTGCTCCTCAACTCGAAGGCCCGGGTGTCGGTCCAAATCGCCCCCGGAGTCAAGCACGACGTAGATGGCATCGTAGGATTTGTCGCACCTCGAGCGAGCGAACCAGACACGTATCGAATGTGGGTCGAGATCGACAATGTGCGATTGCCAGACGGTCAATTCTTAATGCGAGAAGGGATGAAGGCGACCATTGAAATCGCCTCTCCAACTCGATAA
- a CDS encoding efflux RND transporter periplasmic adaptor subunit — protein sequence MSSATSDENVEQTKRRIRNLVSEITELSKSDLKAGDYYPAVLQKIIAALAAEGGAVWVIDQDGAMRLAHQIQLDPHLMQPDRPEAIQHGRLLSRLISQGRAELVPPQSGSGDPEGEANPTPHLLVTAPLIANKQPVGLLEILQRANSPAEAQRGYLRFLEHMTKLIGDWHQSHTLQQVSTRQEMWQQSDQFARLVHDNLDMRDTAYTIANEGRRLIECDRVSVAVLKGGKAKVVAISGQDSIESRSNIVQSLNNLATRVVKSGESLWYDGSTEDLPPQLEEAIEDYVDLSHGRTVTVLPIRQPERKTEGDVLAARNETSETRQRREIIGALIVEQIETQLSKPVLEGRVDLVYEHACRAMSNSLAHSNILFMPVWRFLDRALWMFRGSALPKTLGIIGVIAIAMIATFIVQIDFKLKGNGELKPTEEKHVFAHANGNVEEVYVRHGDFVKAGQPLVRMRDDDLSKEIVNLEDQIMQAAQRVENRTRTLTLDSSILTPSERERLTQEKIEAETTLKGLETQLQLARQMEAKMVRTSPIDGVVMTWDVERMLNRRPVVMGQVLMTIADKEKDWEVEVLLPEKRMSYLLQAFEDEIAKTPGLTNPQQLVLPVDFIMMTDPSKSYSGKLSYAGVSGRAELNAEDGPVVKLRCNPDPESLRALSRNPGARVIAKVKAGRRSAAFVWFHEVVEWVRAYLLF from the coding sequence ATGTCTTCCGCCACATCGGACGAGAATGTCGAACAGACTAAACGGCGAATACGGAATCTGGTTAGCGAGATAACCGAGCTTTCGAAATCCGACTTGAAGGCGGGTGACTACTATCCTGCCGTCCTCCAAAAGATCATTGCGGCCCTAGCGGCCGAAGGCGGAGCGGTCTGGGTGATCGACCAAGACGGTGCGATGAGGTTGGCCCATCAGATCCAGCTCGATCCGCATCTCATGCAGCCCGATCGCCCTGAGGCGATTCAACACGGCAGGCTCCTTTCCAGGCTGATTTCCCAGGGCCGCGCCGAGTTGGTACCTCCGCAATCGGGGTCTGGCGATCCGGAGGGAGAAGCCAACCCGACCCCCCATTTGCTCGTCACGGCGCCGCTCATCGCAAACAAGCAGCCGGTGGGATTGTTGGAAATCCTGCAGCGAGCCAATTCTCCTGCCGAGGCGCAGCGGGGGTACCTTCGCTTCTTGGAACACATGACCAAGCTGATTGGGGATTGGCATCAAAGCCACACCCTCCAGCAGGTTTCCACGCGTCAGGAGATGTGGCAGCAGTCGGATCAATTTGCGAGATTGGTCCATGACAATCTCGACATGCGGGACACGGCCTACACCATTGCCAACGAGGGGCGACGATTGATCGAATGCGATCGAGTGAGCGTAGCCGTATTGAAAGGTGGCAAAGCCAAGGTGGTGGCGATCTCCGGCCAAGACTCCATTGAATCGCGTTCCAACATCGTCCAATCCCTCAACAACCTTGCGACACGCGTGGTCAAGAGTGGAGAGTCCTTGTGGTACGATGGCTCCACGGAGGATCTTCCACCACAGCTCGAGGAAGCCATCGAGGACTACGTCGATCTTTCACACGGGCGGACCGTCACGGTCCTTCCGATCCGTCAGCCGGAACGTAAAACCGAAGGGGATGTGCTCGCGGCGAGAAATGAAACCAGCGAGACGCGTCAAAGGCGAGAAATCATCGGCGCCTTGATCGTCGAGCAAATCGAAACCCAGCTATCCAAGCCTGTGCTGGAAGGGCGTGTCGATTTGGTCTATGAGCATGCTTGCCGCGCGATGTCGAACTCGCTGGCGCATAGCAATATTTTGTTTATGCCCGTTTGGCGATTCCTCGATCGCGCGTTGTGGATGTTCCGAGGTTCGGCCCTTCCCAAAACGCTGGGAATTATCGGCGTGATCGCCATCGCGATGATTGCAACGTTCATCGTGCAAATCGACTTCAAACTCAAAGGGAATGGCGAGTTAAAACCTACGGAAGAAAAGCATGTGTTTGCGCATGCCAATGGGAACGTCGAAGAAGTCTACGTGCGACACGGGGACTTTGTGAAAGCGGGCCAGCCCTTGGTCCGCATGCGAGATGACGATTTGTCGAAGGAGATCGTCAATCTCGAAGACCAGATCATGCAAGCTGCCCAACGGGTCGAGAACCGAACCCGAACCTTGACCCTCGATTCCTCGATTTTGACTCCCTCGGAGCGCGAACGACTCACGCAGGAGAAAATCGAAGCCGAGACGACTCTCAAAGGTCTTGAAACCCAGTTGCAGCTCGCGCGGCAAATGGAAGCCAAGATGGTGCGAACAAGCCCGATCGATGGAGTCGTCATGACTTGGGATGTCGAGCGAATGCTCAACCGACGTCCTGTGGTGATGGGGCAGGTCTTGATGACGATCGCCGACAAGGAAAAGGACTGGGAGGTCGAAGTCCTTTTGCCAGAGAAGAGGATGAGCTACCTGCTACAGGCATTCGAAGACGAGATTGCCAAGACACCCGGTCTCACCAATCCACAGCAGCTCGTTCTCCCCGTCGATTTTATCATGATGACGGATCCCTCGAAGAGCTACTCCGGCAAACTTTCGTATGCAGGCGTAAGCGGACGAGCCGAACTCAACGCCGAAGATGGTCCCGTTGTCAAGCTTCGGTGCAATCCCGATCCAGAGTCCCTCCGTGCTCTCAGTCGCAATCCGGGGGCCCGCGTTATCGCGAAGGTCAAAGCTGGCCGTCGGAGCGCAGCGTTCGTATGGTTCCATGAAGTCGTTGAGTGGGTCCGAGCTTATCTCTTGTTCTAA